From a single Alloactinosynnema sp. L-07 genomic region:
- a CDS encoding SDR family NAD(P)-dependent oxidoreductase, producing the protein MATWLARSKAANWLASPHGRVGAAALREAVNGKIVLVTGASFGLGEATARRLGAAGATVLLVARTRDKLDSVAADITAAGGRAESYPVDLTNPAEVDDLAKAVLERHGHVDVLVSNAGKSIRRTIAQSYDRFHDFERTMGINYFGPVKLMLALLPSMRERGQGHIVNVSTVGVRVPPGPRWAAYQASKGAFDIFFRSAALELAADNISTSSVYMALIRTRMSAPTRIFEHVPGMTADEAAELVCVAIVRKPAQISPWWAGAVQAVDAVTRLPWVWTVGQVYRASRR; encoded by the coding sequence ATGGCCACTTGGCTGGCTAGGTCGAAGGCCGCGAACTGGCTCGCCAGTCCGCACGGCCGGGTGGGCGCCGCGGCGCTGCGGGAGGCGGTGAACGGCAAGATCGTGCTGGTCACGGGCGCGTCGTTCGGCCTGGGCGAGGCCACGGCCCGACGCCTGGGCGCGGCGGGCGCCACCGTGCTGCTGGTCGCCCGCACCCGCGACAAGCTCGACTCGGTCGCCGCCGACATCACCGCGGCGGGTGGCCGCGCCGAGTCCTACCCGGTCGACTTGACGAACCCGGCCGAGGTCGACGACCTGGCCAAGGCGGTGCTGGAACGGCACGGGCACGTGGATGTGCTGGTCAGCAACGCGGGCAAGTCCATCCGCCGGACGATCGCCCAGTCCTACGACCGGTTCCACGACTTCGAGCGCACCATGGGGATCAACTACTTCGGCCCGGTCAAGCTGATGCTGGCGCTGCTGCCGTCGATGCGCGAACGCGGGCAGGGCCACATCGTCAACGTCTCGACGGTCGGGGTCCGGGTGCCGCCGGGGCCGAGGTGGGCGGCCTATCAAGCGTCCAAAGGAGCGTTCGACATCTTCTTCCGCAGCGCGGCCCTGGAATTGGCCGCTGACAACATCTCCACGTCGTCTGTCTACATGGCACTGATCCGAACCCGGATGAGCGCGCCGACCCGGATCTTCGAGCACGTCCCGGGGATGACCGCCGACGAGGCGGCCGAGCTGGTCTGCGTCGCCATCGTGCGCAAGCCCGCCCAGATCAGCCCATGGTGGGCGGGCGCGGTGCAGGCGGTCGACGCGGTCACCCGGCTGCC